TAACACTGGCACCTCAGCTCAGGACAATATCATATCACAGCACCCATAGACTGATAGAAACTCATAAGGAGTGGGAACTACAACCAAGAACAAAATAAGAACACTATGTAACAGGCTGCAGTTAGCCCCTTTATGAAAAATGTGCCACCTCaatattttgatcattttttacAACACTGATAAAATAGCTGAAATTTGCATGACTGCAGTCAGTAGCAGgtggacatacagtacaggtaAATTAGCAATGACCCAGAATAGCTTTATACGCAGGATTAAATGCCTACATATGTACTGGCATGGCATTATGATATACTCCAGTAAGTATTAAAGGTAGACTCCAAATGAAAGTGAGCAAACATTCCACACGGACTGCATGCCTTGAGACAGTGTGACACATATGAAGTGGAAAGGCAAATGTTGGCCTTTCCTAGCACTATGTGACAATCAGGAGCATTCCTGTCCATTTAGGATCCCTGTGTGTGGTTTGTCACAGCTAGGCTGAATGGCACTGAAGATATACCTGAGTGAACTGGAGAATGTGCAAGATCAAACCTGAAGGCTTTGAAATTGCAAGGCCTCAGTGGGCGAGCACGGTCCACTTGATTGGAATTCTGGAGAAGAACTCCCTGGTGTCGTGGGAGGTGAGTGGGTTTCGGTTCTCCGACAGGCTCTCCTTGATCATCTTGATGTTGGAGGTGGAAAGGGTCGTCTTAAGGTGGAGCAGCGCAGACACGTGGCGGTCACTGTTGGTGTAAAGGAGAGGGACACAAGAGACAAGAGAATCAGGATGTGATCCTTCATACGCATACTGTTAAGGGTAGATTTACAGTAAGAGCCAATAGTAAGGCTGCATCTTGGTGACTGAATGACGAATACCACTTCACTTGCTATGTGTAGGTTATCACTATGCTTGTGTCGCTTGTCAAGATAACAAAATCAATGAAATGCGTCcagaagcattttaaaaatccgAACTGATTACCCTTTTCCCAGCCATTCTCTCTACCCTTACACTCACTCTCCAACCCAGATACGGACAAAAAAATCTCCCTATGCAACTTCACGCAGAGTTTGTTTAAATAAGACTGATGATTCATCAGACTGTACTCTGAAATCACAtggatttttatacattttccatATATCTACAGAGTAATagggaaacagaaaacaggaagacTTTTTACcactcatttatattttggcatttttatgcaacagattttttaaattcttttttaaatctagaTATTTTTACTAAACTAATTGAGCATAATAAACGTGCTCAGGTATATAACAGTAGCAACCCCGCAAGGAATCAAACTGACAACATCTGAGTAACAGGCAGTTTCATTTCAACAATTTATGCAACAATTCCACCTCCATCCCCCTTACAAATATGCTCATTTAGAAATGAAGGACTGACTCATTAAATTTGCCGGCATGTTCTTTGGCATATGATATTCTGTTCTGGAGTAACCGCAGCAAAGATTGCAGCCTTCTGGATTGTTTCTGTGTAAGTGTGCAGTCTTAGGGCAATGTTAGCCTCACCTGAGGTCAGGGAAGTCCCGAGCAAAGGTAACAATCTCCAGCTGGATGATACTTGGGTCCTGTATCTTCAGCACTTCAGCTATCTTTGGGAGAATGTGCCTCAGCTCCTCTTTTTTAGAACCCTGTGTGAAACAAACAAGAGTTTAGGCatgatgctttttaaaataatttaagtacATTCACCATTCTACACATTActacagtaaatgtaatgtatgtcaatttctgtttgtgaaacaAGTAgttctgtgcttttgtgtgatGCCTAAGTGCACAGAGCTAGCTCTACTGTTTTGGTGGCCCCAATCAAGAAAGTTGTTGTGGCCCTAAAGTGTTCcaaaaaattgtgtgtgtgtgtgtgtgtgcgtgttggtgtgtgtgtgtgtgtgtgtgtgtgtgcccttatgtgcgtgtgtgcacatatgcacacctgtgtgtgtgtccgtatgcacataagtgtgcatgtgcgtgtgtgtgttggtttatGCATTATTCAGTTCTTACCTCCTCAGTGAACAGTGTATGTAGTTTCTTGCTGTCCTCACACAGCAGGCTGGCAGCTGTCTCCTGCTGCCCTTTATCCTTCAGCCTCAGTTTCCTCTTCAGCAGCCTCTTCACATACTCCACAATCACGTCGCTGTGCAGCCGACCAATCAGCTcctgtgcacacgcacgcacaggcataCAAAGACACGAGTGAGCTAAGCACCAAGGCTGTCGAGTGGCATTCAGAACATTCAGAGGAGATTCTGAATTTGGAGAAACTATATTCCTTTATGTGAAGGGAAACAATACACTCTTGCTCTGAATGGTAGGAGAGAATACCCTTGCATATTCAGTATTGCGCATTATCTGATGTGTCAGGGTCCTAAATTCAAGCCCAGTGGAATGATGAGCTGACAATTTAGTTTTACTAACAACCCATGAGCTTCTCCCACTTCAAATCAATGTAGAACAATGTTGTCTGTTCTGCAGCATTAATATGAGGCTCAGGCCAGGCCAGTGGCAGTGTACCTCAAGGCAGCTGGGCTTCAAATCCCTGGATTTCTCAATGTGCCCCCTCAGCCCTTCCAGAAGGTCCCTCATGACATCGCTGTTCTTTGTGAGCCAGGACGGGGTTCCCAGCTTACGGTACCGGACCTGGGGAGAGACCTCTGTTTAGTGTGTGCCATTTCCCTCTTCAGTAGAAGCATAGATTTGATTCAACATAAAGATAAACTGACAAATTAAACGAAATCCACCCAGTTAAAACACATTCTGATCTTTGGATGACGTGTGTCACAACCACCTGCAATTCACCTGCAAGTACCTACTTACAAATTTTCAAATGGATTTCTAAATGGTATTTTTACAAATCCATGCCCTTGCTAGGACATTGGAGGTAAATACAGAAAGTGCACGCGAGAGGATGGTGTAGCATAGTACCTTCATATTTGCATGTATGATATTGGAGAGATACTGGTAGCCACAGTCTTTCATGGCGTTCACGAGTGATAAGCAGCCTGTTCTTGTCTCTTCTGCGAAGAAATCACTCTCTTTGGCAATAtagtttctgtggaaaaaaacataaacccTCATTAAGGATCCGGTATACAGTTATTAATGTACAATCAAAGCACAATTTAAACAGAATGGATTCCATTCAAGCCTTGAAAAGACAAATCCACATGTTTCCACTTCTTAAAAGCTATCCTAAAAAAGTCACATCTTTTGTCAAATGATGGCTGCCAATTGCCaagaaatgcataaatgtataaataatcagAGACAGGAATTTCTCTGCACCCAAACCCCATCCCAGATGAGGATTGCTACGCAAACAGTCCTAAAATGGCCACTTGTCACCCTGTGATAAGAGGGTTGGATCATCAGCACTGTAAAGTCAGACCATACTGCGGACAGTGGTTAGAACATTCTGaccaatacaaacaaacaatttaattttcatGCATGGTCATAATcagacattacagacattttttacagtgcatCAGAACCCATCAGACTCCATCCTATCATATATCTGAGCCTTATCAGCTATGTAAAACAATGTAACATTCCATAACaattattaaacattattaataaatcattatttataatacattgttaatatttaatgattaAAGCATACTCAGTAATTAACTTACTCAAATTGTTCAAGGCTGGCTAAGTTAGCCTTTATCACTGCTTCGGTGTTTCCGTGCTTTCCTTTCAGAAAATCTTCCAGGGATTTCTTATAGCTGCAAACATTATGcacaattatattaattatcTTCAAAATGTACATGCACTGAAACTGATAACTGACAAAAAATTTACAACAGACATACAATTGACAAAATACCAAATCCAAAAATTCGTCATTCCACattgtcatatatatatatatatgtgtgtgtgtgtgtgtgcgtgtgtgtgtgatatactgTAGGCTACCACATCtaacaatgaaatatttataataaaatattacctCTTTCTTAGTGTGTCTAAGGATATATTATTACGTGCCCATGATATATTAAATTGCTCTAATATTACTTATGATCGTACTTTATTTCTcccataaataaatgattataataatacattaccTCATTAGGAAGCACTTCATCTGGCACATGATCTGCTGGGCTCTGTGTGGCTCACCCACTATACTCCTGGCATCATTCACGGCCATATCAACACACTGCAAAATAATGAGCCAAGAAATTAGGAAGATAACCTCCACTGAATGATAACGTGAGGTGAAAGTTCAAGTAATATAAAGGGATAAAAGCAATAGACTGTTTTGAACTCCACTGCTCATTCAGTTCAACAGAGATTGCATGGGGAAAAGCTGTGACTTCCTGGGTAAACAAAGCATGTCTGTAATACAGTACGTACAGGTAATCTGTTCATTCTGTAAAGCTCTTTACTCAACAaaagcagtgcatgatgggagtgCATGTTTCGATACCTGTATGACATCAATGGAAATGGAACAGTAATATTCTTCTATAAGTTCAGGCAGAGCTCCACTCAGCCAAGCCTCCTCTTGTTTCCTCAGGGCAGTGGAGACCCATGTCTTCACTTTTGTCTAAAACAAGCAAATCATGTTTGTCACGGCTACATCCTGTCAGCCTTTTCTGATGCAGCGTGTACATCTACACCTTAATTGCTGTGTCTAAGTCACACAACAGAGTAAAGGACAAAACAATCTGCAAAATTAACATTCATAGACCCTTTAAtagttatttttggaaaaacttTTGCAGTAGGGCAGTATGACACATGGTACATAGATACACTATTCTATTCATTTTGTAAAAGAGTGAGGAAGTTCTGTAGAAATATTTGGGAGATCCTGAGTGCTCATACAGTACAGTTTCTTTACCTCTTTGTCTGAGAGATACTGGTCCTCCAAAGCTCTAGTCACCTCCACAGGCAACAGATCTCCAAGTGAGTTGCAGTTAATCACCTCTTTGAGTTCAGGGTGTTTTAAAATTTCACTGAAACAGAAGTATCATAAAACAACATGGTTACGATACAGCTGCATATATCAAATTGAGATTCAAGGTGAACACATACTTATGGGCAACATTCATACATTTGACTGCAACTAATGTGCGGAACATAGCATTTAACCTACCCATTACCCCTCCCCATACATGCTGAATTTAATGAATACGATAATCAAGGAAACAGATATTGCAGATAACCCATGCTTGTGAAGTGAAAATACCTTAGGTAACATCCACTTACTTTGGATAGTAATTATTCACCCAGGACAGGAGGTAAGCAGAGTCATCTATATCCAGTTCAAACTCGGATATCTTCATTAAACGTTTTGAAAAGGCTTGATGATACAATCTGGTGTACACGTTGCAGATGTCAAACTCCTCAGGGTAGCAGTTCTTCAGGTCCCGTGCCACCTTCAGCAGGTCCTCTTTCACCCGTAAGCCCATCTTACAGATATCCCTCTTCAAGGAAGACAGGTTGTCCCCACCGATCACCCCCTCAAGTTCATC
This window of the Anguilla anguilla isolate fAngAng1 chromosome 1, fAngAng1.pri, whole genome shotgun sequence genome carries:
- the LOC118214385 gene encoding tumor necrosis factor alpha-induced protein 2-like isoform X1 encodes the protein MKFFRRFLLCSSQRNNEGRMGPLRRNSRGTGPVGAETPEKQPAEPSTLKGKFIKAHFKLPSFGKKTKDTIEAKQIEPVVLTFEENLEQGHLSQAGKQLIQQEEHLFGREIGKEERESTENKEKLEIDYEALHKHMWLSVDCSLSAGAEELEGLKSAVRCIQQEEEQDRRWLQDPGAFCPVWRPRHCRQTHDALLEKMVKKRMDELEGVIGGDNLSSLKRDICKMGLRVKEDLLKVARDLKNCYPEEFDICNVYTRLYHQAFSKRLMKISEFELDIDDSAYLLSWVNNYYPNEILKHPELKEVINCNSLGDLLPVEVTRALEDQYLSDKETKVKTWVSTALRKQEEAWLSGALPELIEEYYCSISIDVIQCVDMAVNDARSIVGEPHRAQQIMCQMKCFLMSYKKSLEDFLKGKHGNTEAVIKANLASLEQFENYIAKESDFFAEETRTGCLSLVNAMKDCGYQYLSNIIHANMKVRYRKLGTPSWLTKNSDVMRDLLEGLRGHIEKSRDLKPSCLEELIGRLHSDVIVEYVKRLLKRKLRLKDKGQQETAASLLCEDSKKLHTLFTEEGSKKEELRHILPKIAEVLKIQDPSIIQLEIVTFARDFPDLSDRHVSALLHLKTTLSTSNIKMIKESLSENRNPLTSHDTREFFSRIPIKWTVLAH
- the LOC118214385 gene encoding tumor necrosis factor alpha-induced protein 2-like isoform X2, with amino-acid sequence MGPLRRNSRGTGPVGAETPEKQPAEPSTLKGKFIKAHFKLPSFGKKTKDTIEAKQIEPVVLTFEENLEQGHLSQAGKQLIQQEEHLFGREIGKEERESTENKEKLEIDYEALHKHMWLSVDCSLSAGAEELEGLKSAVRCIQQEEEQDRRWLQDPGAFCPVWRPRHCRQTHDALLEKMVKKRMDELEGVIGGDNLSSLKRDICKMGLRVKEDLLKVARDLKNCYPEEFDICNVYTRLYHQAFSKRLMKISEFELDIDDSAYLLSWVNNYYPNEILKHPELKEVINCNSLGDLLPVEVTRALEDQYLSDKETKVKTWVSTALRKQEEAWLSGALPELIEEYYCSISIDVIQCVDMAVNDARSIVGEPHRAQQIMCQMKCFLMSYKKSLEDFLKGKHGNTEAVIKANLASLEQFENYIAKESDFFAEETRTGCLSLVNAMKDCGYQYLSNIIHANMKVRYRKLGTPSWLTKNSDVMRDLLEGLRGHIEKSRDLKPSCLEELIGRLHSDVIVEYVKRLLKRKLRLKDKGQQETAASLLCEDSKKLHTLFTEEGSKKEELRHILPKIAEVLKIQDPSIIQLEIVTFARDFPDLSDRHVSALLHLKTTLSTSNIKMIKESLSENRNPLTSHDTREFFSRIPIKWTVLAH